The following nucleotide sequence is from Strigops habroptila isolate Jane chromosome Z, bStrHab1.2.pri, whole genome shotgun sequence.
ATGCTGCACAGCCCCGGTGCCATGCAGACATCCTGAAAACTGTGTCTTGCAAGATGCTCTACCATGCAAAGACAGTGcttggggaagaagaaaacacatcacATCTCAAAtgctgtgctcagttctgggcccctcactacaagagggacattgaggtgctggagcaggcccagagaagggcaatgaagctggtgaagggtctggagcacaagcctgatgaggaatggctgagggaactgggggtgtttagtctggagaagagaagggtcaggagggaccttactgctctctacagctacctgaaaggaggttgtagtgaggtggggtcggtctcttctcccaggtaacaagtgacaggacaagaggtaacagcctcaagctgcaccagaggaggtttagattggatattaggaacaatttcttcaccaagagggtgctcaggcgttgaaacaggctgcccagggcagtggtggagtcactgttcctggagatatttaaaagacgtgCAGCGTTTAGGCACATGGTTTAATGGTGAACTTGGTAGTGCTCGGTTAACAGTTGGGCTTcatgatcttaagggtcttcTGCAacctaaatcatagaatcacagaatcacagaatggttcaggttggaaaggaccttaagatcacatagttccaaccccctgccatggacagggatgcctcactctagactgtatcacccaaggctctgtccaacctggccttgaacactgccagggatggagcatttaccacttctttgggcaatgcattccagtgcttcaccaccctcactgtaaagaacttcttccttatatctaacctgaacttcccctgttttagtttaaacccattaccccttgtcctttcactacagtccctgatgaagagttcctccccagcatccttgtaggcccccttcagatactggaaggctgctatgaggtctccacgcagctcctcttctccaggctgaacagccccaatgttctcgGCCTatctttgtatgggaggtgctccagcccccttaccatcctcatggccctcctctggacttgctcctacagctccatgtccttcttatgttgaggacaccagaactgcgATTCCATATGCCTGGCCATAGCAAAACATCACATCTAGAAGCATTCTTACAAAGAGCTTGATATATTCTGGGCTGCTTGCGGATGATATGAAACACAGAAGACGGGATGGAAATCTCTGGGTGTTTCAGTGCTCCGTGGGAACTGGGTGCGTGCTCAGCCTGTGGCTAACTTAGCTTCTCACACCCCCCATCTACTCAGTCACTCCAAAGCCTGGTGAGGTCCGATAAGTGACTCCTGACTCAGCAAAACATTGCCATATGACACTGCAGAGATGGTACTGTCAATATTTCTCCACTCCAGCCATCTTCTAGCTGGCTAGAAATGAATAGATTTGTAAAGAacatttgtaaaagaaagagTTGCTGTGCCTTCAGTGTCTTTAGAGGTGCTTAATGGAATAGATGGGCTTTAAAATCTTACACAGCCTGCACTTGCATCTCTTCAGGACCAAAATCTCTAGAGAGGCTGTGTGAATTACTTTAAATTCCAAGGAAGTGATTTTAGTATCCTGTGGGAAGGCTTTGGTGATGGATGACTGTGGAAATTACAAACGCCGCTGCCTAGTTTTGAGTTGTCTCTGCTCTGAAGTGGAGGTGCTGAGAGGCAGAGACTTGCCCACAACACCAGCGATACTGGGCTCATTTTAAAGCCCAGGTTACCTCCCTatccaccaccagcaccagtAACACAGCAGACTCTTCTTCTCCAACAGAGCTCTCCAGCTGATGTGGCCAAAGCTGTATCCCCTTTGCTATAGATGAATTTGTGCAAGTGGATTAAACTTTCTGGCCAGTCTCAGTTGAGTGAGCTGTTGCAGCTGGACACTTTACATATGCCAtgtgctgcttccctcccttcctctccacaTTTTTGATCAGGTAGCCCTGGGCCACCTTCACTGGTACATCAGTTTCGCAGACgaggaactggaggagcttaaCCAGGTGTCTAGCAACCTGAGCAGCACCAGTGTCATGGAACCCTTGAGTGTCACTGGAGCTCCTTGATAGGGGCACACTCCCAACCTTGGATACATCTCACCTTGCTGGTCCCCCACGTGGCTTTCACCACCCAAAAGCCCTGAGAACGCTTTGTCCAAAGGACAGCTGGACCTAGGGCAGGACCTCCTGCCCTAGACCCGTCTGCTGACTCTGTTGAGACTGTCACTGCAGACACCGGGCTTTGGATCTATACGTAACACAAAGTTCTTTACGAGACTTGGTGTATCTCTCTTTACCCATATCTGTCATTGCTATGCAAAGCAATATCCAGAGACCTGCATATCCCTCCCTGCAGTCAATGGACGCAGACCTGAACCAAGATTATCAcgctgaacatgagcagctggGGAGCCACTCCGCTGTCACTCTAGCACTTCTCCAGTTTTGTCTCACATGACAATGATAGAGAAGCGATTTTCAGGCTTGACTTTCACTCCGTGAATTGAGGCAGGCTTGGGGGCCActttcctggctgcagcacacTTCTCTGGGAGCAGGACTACCAGTGAGTAGCTCTGTGTGATGAACTATGGTGCCCGTGAAAGCAGATaatcccttcctcccccttccttGACTGAAGCATGAAAAGACGGGAAACAGGTGGATAAATTCAACAGGCAAAACTGCATGCAGACATACAAATCCATGTCCATAGTCCCTGCCACTGACCAGTGCAGTGCACGTGTCTTGCTGCCCACCAGCTGCCTCCTTAGTCTCGCCTGACCTTGTCAGAAACAGATCTGCCAGGTTTCAGGGTCAGGCTCTCTGGCCAAGGTCTGTGGTGGTGTTAAATCAGCATCTTCACCTCCCGGGGCCTGTCTCTTGCTCTTGAGCCATATGAAATAAGCAGGTGAATCCAGCAGTCCCTGGGGAGGATGGGTATCTCTAAATTCGCTGCGAGTAGTGTCAACACTGACTCTGTCCCAAGGCTGCTCAAGCTTTGACCTTGCACGTCTGGCACACAAGTATGTGCTTTAGCTCTGTAGTTTATAAATAAACAATCCATGTTGTGCTGGAGGCGTGCAGCTTTCATCTCCAGAAAAGCCCCTAAATTGtctgtgttgctttttcctAGCCTCTGCAAACAAATAGATGTGGCTCTCAGGGTACACAGAGTGAAGGGCTGCAGCCACTCTGCCTCTGCAGGGGAAAATGGGTCCCAGTTATGTGCCATGCTATGCTGTACCTTCCTTCAGCCCTGGCAGAAAGCTGGGACAGAGCTGCCCGAATACGTCCTGCATACggctgggatggcagcagcaggagcagaaaaccCCATGGGCAAGAGCGATGCATTTGTGTTGTTCACTATGGAAGTGTTTTGGGGATGATAACCCCACCAAAATCCATCCCTATGGTGCATCTAAAGGACTGCACAGAAGGACTGGCAATGCAGAGAGCAAACACAGCCAGACCACCCCTCCTTTGCTACCTGAAGGCTGGAAGGGGGCAAACAGGCTTGCAGAGCCCTGGGATGAATGAGCAGATGGTGTAAGAGCAGTAGCTGTGGGCAGGTGGGCAAGCTGTGtcccctgctctgcagaagcagaaagggTCCAGGCATGGAAAACAGAGATAGAAGCTCTGGACAACTCTGAGCAACTAGCCAGCTAAGACttttcagcctggggaagagctttcaatgaaagaaaagcttttagtGACAGCAGCCGCCTCTGGGCCTGAAGACAGTGGACACCAGGTCAGATGCATCTCTCATCAGACCAAGCATGGCTGTTGTACATTCCTCAATACTatttccagctgcagcattACATGTACCAGCAATGGCTTTGTCGTGCATTATGGCGCTGCGGTGTCCCGCCTCATCATTCCAGGAAGGTGCAGACCTGGAGGAGGTGCATGGGGATGGATTACATGACTAGTTGGCCAAGCACCATGGTAGCCACGACATTAGCACAGCCCCTAGACTCATAGGGTGGTTACTGATCTCAGGGAGCTCGGTTGACCATGTCACGCACCCTGGACTCTTACCCAGATGCCTGCAAGTGACTTGTGTGAGTATAGCAGCAAGTCAGAGCTGCATGAGCCCTTGTGGGTGAGCGCAGACCTGTCCTTGAAGGGTTGCAGCTCACACTGAAGTACTTTTAAAGGCTGATCAGAAACCTTAACCACTCATTCTGTAGAAATACAACATCTGGTGCAGGACTGAACTGAATTAAGAGGCAAGTCCTGGATTAGCTAGCGCCCTGGTGCTGATCTCTGCCACTGCAAGCAAAGGGAGCCCCTTTGTTGTACAGTCTTGTTAGAGGTATCTTGTGAAAGGTCAGTTGTATCCTATCTGGTATAACTGGGAGACAAAAGAGCAGAGGGAGCCCCAAGGACTGCTGATACACACTTACACTGTTCCCTTGGTTGGACTGTGCCAGTCCCAAAGACGGCCGTGACACCAGGAGCAACCTAGACCTGAAATTTGGCAACCAGACCGGAACCTGCAGTTCCCAGAGAGCATTTCTGGGTAACTAGTTAAGTTTGGAGGTTGCtttcaagcactggaacagagaTCAGGGGTCTCTTGCATGCAGGGTCTCCCTTTGGGCTTTTTCCAGATTCCTGCTGTGAAAGGCTCTTGGATAAGAAGCTGGATAAAATCTACTCTGAGAAGTGCAGACGTTACTATTTTCAACTTACATCAGCTCTGGAAGCGGTGGTGTTTACTAGGGAGCCAGGAAGTTGTTTTCTCCCACACTGGAGAAACTTTACTTTCCTTTTGGTAAATTGccatcttacagaaaaaaatatctgcacTCGTTCAGCGCCTTCTTCACTGGAATCTGTGTGTTTCTTGCTACTCCCACATGGTCTTTGTCACACAAACGTGCATGAAATAATGCTCGCAATGCAGAGCATCACATCACAGtgaatttgaaattaatgttttaactGTATGCTTTTAGTAGCCCTTTGTAGGAACTGGCTTGTGCTGTTTTCCCTCAGCCTTGCATGAAAAAAGTTCTGTTGAAATAAGACTGTGCCTGTCATTTTATTATTCACCATCGCTAATTTAAATGTGCATTCAGTACACAGCACACAGGATCAATTAATCACCTGTTCCTAGGCTCAGGAAAGGTCAGAGGTCTCAACAGTCCCCGTCTTTCAAAATCTGGATGTCTTGCCTGGTTTTCCTAGAataacataggaaaaaaagcataagaGCTCAAAAAAGTACTCCCCACGTCATACTTTGGCTCCCATCCAGCCCATGGAATGGAGCTGACTGGTATAAAATTGGCTTACTTTCCTGTCTAGAAAGCTGCAGTGGCTGCACGCAATCCTGGCCCACAGTGTCCCCTCCTCTGTGGCTGATGCTTGTGGTTGCTGCCCCATTTTGAACCACCCACTACCACCAAGAAGAGTGTAGCACCATCCCATCTGCAACTGTAGGCTGCTGCTAGATCCCCCAAGCATCCCATTCCACAGACTAGCTGGACATAGCTCCTCTGTACCTTCTTGCAGCTTCCCTTGACAAGCTGGGCATcgctctcctcctgcagcccagcgCACAGTTTGTGTTATTTGCTGTGCAAGTGCACTGCTGACCTGTGTTCAACCTGATCTTCACCCTCTGTCCCTTTCTAGTGGGAACTCCTGCTCGGTCACTCCCCAGTCTGGATAAAATCAGTGCCCCAAAGCAACCCTTGCGCTTCTCTTGGGGTCCCTGCTGCCCTAGTCTGCAAGTTTATGGTGGTACCTTTTGTTTGAAGTTATGCCAAAAGAGGCATGAGGCACATAACTGCACATCTGCATTCACAAAAGTCCCTTCAAAGGACTTAGTGGTGCTATTTGACTCTCCAGACTAGATGCTTAGTTGACTTTTTTGCCCATCAAAGTTCAACTCTCCCTTCTCTAATtgcaggcagcacagacagTGGGACCTTCTCCCATCCTTGTCAGTGTCTGATTTGTTGCCAGCTTGCAGGCACTCCTGTTGGAGGTGTTTTGGCCATGGGATCCTGACTTCCCTTTTGGATCTGCTGATCATGCAGCCACAAATGGTCTGATTTAGCAAGCTGATCCAACGGATGAATATTCAGCTCTTCTGTGGGATTAGTCCACTGCCAACACAACAATCCAAatcccccagcctgcagctgagcagtAGTCACTGAACAaggtgccagggatggggcaggaatCTGTAGGCAAGGGCTGGGGATGTGCCTGCACCCATTTGCAGGCACTACCAGTGCAGGAGGGTGAAGCTCCCAGGCACAGGGGAGCTTGAGTGACAGTATTTCACAAGTGCCCAGTTTCAGACAGCCAAAATTAGGCCCCTGGAGGTCTCTGCTAAGGGCATGAGCTTACATTTGCTGCACACAGAGCAGGCATTCATTGGCATAGGTGTTCCCATCAGTCCCACAGACAGGCAAGTGCAGGAGGGGGCAGGCTTGCAGCTCCACCATCTCTCCACACACCGGCTGAAAAGGAGAATCACAGCACCCCTTTCATTGCCAGCAGCACCCATCTCTTCCTCCCACAGCACCCTCGAAGGAGCAAGTGCCACTGCTGACCTGGTTCCCTCTGCCCTGGACAGATCACACAGACCAAGAAAGCAGAGAGCGCAGGCCACCACATCCCTCAGTGGGACTCACAACCTGGCCTCTGATGTGGGTTTGATGCTTGGTGCACCAGCACCCATGGTCAGCTGAAGATGGTTGCTGGGAACAGCCTTTCTCCCACGCATGCTAGGCACTAAATCCAATCTCAAGTCGTGAACaagtaaaaccagaaacctCTTACCTTTCTCAGGCCATTCCTTTTGTTCAGCTCTGCCcctgaaacagagcagagaCCTGTGAGCATGGCACACCAGTGACTGGTGGCAGGAGCATGAGACATCAACAGAGGTTACATCCAGACCAAAGGAAAGGCATGGTTGTGCAGGGCCCGCTCAGGACCCAGATCAGCTGTGTGGGTTTCATGAGGGGCGACCAGTTTCTTGCATGCCAccatcccagcagcactgtgcaCAGCCTCCaactgcagctgagctggctgGGACAAAGCTGGCAACGCCTGTTCCTGCTCCCTAAtccccctccctttccctcttctctcccagTCTCTGGACCAGGAGCTCCACAGAGCATCCAGCACATCCCAGGAAATGTGAACCTGTACTGTGCAGCACAGGGACAAGGGGTATCTTCAGAGGGCTGAGGGCGGGTGACAGCCAGACAACAGCCAGACAACAGCCATCCCAGGAAGAGCTGCATTCTGTGGGTTCTTCTTCTGCACACAGGAAGAGCAGTAGGAACAGTTCACAGCCCATCTATGCAGCGCATGAACATCCTGGGAGCACGAGGGCTTAtgcacaggctgctgtgggACCACCACTACGTGCACCTAGGTAGCACCAATTTTCCAGAGTCTACAAATAGCTGCTTCCCACATGAATACGCTGAGCACACAGTGTTCTTGCAAAGACTTGCAGCTCTTCATGGAGGCAAGAACAACAGCAGCTGCCACCACGCTGCATGTGCTGTCCCCACATATCCTGGTTCTCGTCTGCATTGCAGGCTGTCCCCTGTCTCATCCCTCTCCCGAGGGCAGTACAGTTGATGAACCAGCCTACAACCCTTGCCCCGAACTGGCACAGCCTGCTTGCCCCAAGCCTTCTTCCGCACCATGCTGCCACTGTGTGTGCTTGCCCTCCTCACCTCCCCTCCAAAGCAGAGATCCTGGTTCTTTCTGACCTCCCACCCATTTCTGGTCCATCCATTGCTCCCAACCCACTGCCACAGAGCCGTCTGCCGGCAGAAGAGCGGGCTTACCGCCGGCAGCGACAAGAACAACCAGtgccgccgccaccaccaccaccaccattgGCAGCTCCTGCGCGGGCATGGCTGGTGCCGACACGCGCGCTCGTGCACCTCGCTCCGCGCACCGCTGCCTTTATAGGAAGGGCATCGGCTTatctcagcagtgctgggaaaagcagcactttgATCTGCACTGGGAACAGCTGCTCTGTGCACCCAGAGGGATCACTCGGGTGCTCCCATGCCACTGATAAGCCCCAGTGCCACTTGCTGGcctcaggtactggaagctgctttataATGCCTTGCATTGTTGCCTGGATTGGGCAATGCTGCTCTTCTCCGCTCCCCCCAGCCAGCTCACCTCTGGGTGTATGACACCCAAACCATCCCTCCAGCTTGGCAGCTGCTGTTCTTCATACGTGGCAGGTATGTCCAGTTGGTCTGGGAGACTCCACATGGATTGACAGGAAATTCAGGCTCATTTGGGTAGCTGTGCTGTGGGCTCAGCATTATGATACCCAGCCAAGCAGATGCTCAGCTGCCTGGTGCATGGGGCAGGATCCCAGCAGTGTGATCTCAAATACGCAGGCAGGAAGGCTGCTGCCATGGTGCAGCAAGCACACCCCATCAcagggtgggatgggaatggCTGGGGGCAGAGACAGGCTGAAGGGAGTGAAATTCATCTGAGTGGGAGtaggaagctgcagctgcagctgctgcctaTGCTTCTCTACCCATCCTCGTGGGCAGTTTAATACCTTGCTCTGCTCACCAGCTTGGTCACATAGATGGTTGCAGCTGAGCGTGACAGAGCAAAGATATGTTTATATAAGATTCAGTGTGATGGAAGGGGACTGTATGCATGGATACCCAGTTTTAATATGCAGAGGGAGGTGCAGAGCGTGTGGAGAGGATCCTGCATGGTAAGAAAAGCCAATTCTTCCGTGAAGCATCACCAACCTAGAAGACCCCAGCTGCTTTGCCTGCAAGACTGGATGCTCAATGTCAGTCTTTCCATGTCAGCATCTTCACCACCTCTTTCTGAGGATCTGAATTTACCACATCCATCCCCACCTTCCTCTGGTGAATCAGTCAGTGAAGGGTAAAGGAGGGAAACGAGGACCACTGTGTGGAAAGTCAGTGTTGTAGCTAAAGAACAGTCTTGACTGAAAACTCCTTTGGGACAGACTTGCTGTGGTCAGAAGTGACAGATGGTCTCCTTCACCCTTGGGAACAAGTAGGAGGTGCTGTGTGGGCAAGGGGCAGGAAGGGAGTAGGTGTCCTACAGAAGCCACCATTGGCCTGGGAGAGCTCCAGACACCCACAGCAAGCACATGTGCGCTTGCTGAGGAGCTGACCATGACTGTGCTTAGGACATTTCTCACCCACAGTCTTACTTGAGGGTGAGCATCCCTCGTGGTCAGAGGGGTATGGGCACTACGCAAAGCTGCTTCCATCCTTGCCCTTGGGAGGTGTCTCAACCAACTCAGCAGGGCTGTGAGGAGgttttgggaaggaggaaggtgaCTGATTCAGGATTCCCCTTGCAGAAACATTCCTTCACTCTGCTGAGGCAGCTGTGCACATGTTTTATATTCCCTCTTCACAGAGTTTACACAGCTCAAGTAACCTTtggcttttattattattccacTTTGGAAATTCCTCAACTAAAGCAAATACTTAACT
It contains:
- the SPINK4 gene encoding serine protease inhibitor Kazal-type 4, whose amino-acid sequence is MPAQELPMVVVVVAAALVVLVAAGGAELNKRNGLRKPVCGEMVELQACPLLHLPVCGTDGNTYANECLLCVQQMKTRQDIQILKDGDC